In the genome of Bacillus sp. S3, one region contains:
- the trmFO gene encoding FADH(2)-oxidizing methylenetetrahydrofolate--tRNA-(uracil(54)-C(5))-methyltransferase TrmFO yields the protein MKDVTINVIGAGLAGSEAAWQIAKRGIKVRLYEMRPVKQTPAHHTDKFAELVCSNSLRANTLTNAVGVLKEEMRKLDSVIITSADACSVPAGGALAVDRHEFAAKVTEMVKNHENVTVINEEVTQIPEGPTIIATGPLTSPDLSAQLKSLTGEDYLYFYDAAAPILERESINMDKVYLKSRYDKGEAAYLNCPMTEEEFNRFYEALVSAETVPLKEFEKEIFFEGCMPIEVMAARGKKTMLFGPLKPVGLEDPKTGKRPFAVVQLRQDDAAGTLFNIVGFQTHLKWGAQKEVIQLIPGLENAEIIRYGVMHRNTFINSPKVLKATYQFRNRENLFFAGQMTGVEGYVESAASGLIAGINAARLVNGIDPVEFPAETAIGSMARYITTANPDNFQPMNANFGLFPELPVRIKGKQERNLQHANRALETIQNFVKFL from the coding sequence ATGAAGGATGTAACGATAAATGTAATTGGTGCCGGATTGGCCGGGAGTGAAGCAGCTTGGCAAATTGCTAAACGGGGCATAAAAGTGCGTCTCTACGAGATGCGCCCGGTAAAACAAACTCCGGCACACCATACGGATAAATTTGCGGAATTAGTATGCAGTAATTCATTGCGCGCAAATACATTAACAAATGCAGTCGGTGTTTTGAAAGAGGAAATGAGAAAGCTTGATTCTGTGATTATCACTTCAGCAGATGCTTGTTCGGTTCCGGCTGGAGGTGCCTTGGCAGTTGATCGTCATGAATTTGCCGCTAAGGTAACGGAGATGGTCAAAAACCATGAAAATGTTACGGTAATTAATGAAGAGGTAACCCAAATTCCTGAAGGTCCAACGATTATTGCAACTGGCCCGTTAACGAGTCCTGATCTTTCTGCACAGCTTAAAAGCTTAACCGGTGAAGATTACCTGTATTTTTATGATGCGGCGGCACCAATTCTCGAAAGAGAAAGCATCAATATGGATAAAGTTTATTTAAAGTCTCGCTATGATAAAGGAGAAGCTGCCTATTTAAATTGTCCAATGACAGAGGAAGAATTTAATCGTTTTTATGAAGCGCTTGTTTCTGCTGAGACTGTTCCTTTGAAGGAATTCGAAAAGGAGATCTTTTTTGAAGGTTGCATGCCAATTGAAGTCATGGCAGCAAGAGGTAAGAAAACAATGCTTTTTGGCCCATTAAAACCAGTTGGTTTAGAGGACCCGAAAACAGGGAAAAGACCATTTGCGGTAGTACAGCTTCGTCAAGATGATGCGGCAGGGACACTGTTTAATATTGTCGGTTTTCAGACACATTTAAAGTGGGGAGCGCAAAAAGAAGTCATTCAGTTGATTCCGGGACTTGAAAATGCAGAAATCATTCGCTATGGTGTGATGCACCGCAATACCTTTATTAATTCACCGAAGGTATTAAAAGCCACTTATCAATTCCGAAATCGCGAAAATTTATTCTTTGCCGGCCAAATGACCGGAGTTGAAGGATATGTGGAATCAGCTGCAAGCGGCTTAATTGCTGGCATCAATGCTGCACGGTTAGTTAACGGGATAGATCCTGTGGAGTTTCCTGCTGAAACAGCAATTGGCAGTATGGCTCGTTATATTACGACCGCCAATCCGGATAATTTTCAGCCGATGAATGCTAATTTTGGCTTATTTCCTGAACTGCCTGTCCGTATTAAAGGAAAGCAGGAAAGAAATTTACAGCATGCAAATCGAGCGCTGGAAACAATTCAGAACTTTGTGAAATTTTTGTAA
- the hslV gene encoding ATP-dependent protease subunit HslV, producing MNQFHATTIFAIHHNGECSMSGDGQVTFGNAVVMKHTAKKVRKIFNGKVLAGFAGSVADAFTLFELFEGKLEEYNGNLQRAAVELAKEWRNDKMLRKLEAMLIVMNRESLLLVSGTGEVIEPDDGILAIGSGGNYALAAGRSLKKYSGEHLSAKEIAKASLEIAAEICVYTNHNIIVEEL from the coding sequence ATGAATCAATTTCATGCTACAACGATATTTGCAATCCACCATAATGGTGAATGTTCTATGTCTGGTGATGGCCAGGTGACATTTGGTAATGCAGTTGTGATGAAGCACACAGCAAAAAAGGTAAGAAAGATTTTTAATGGTAAAGTACTGGCTGGTTTCGCTGGTTCTGTTGCTGATGCATTTACTCTATTTGAACTGTTTGAAGGGAAATTAGAGGAATATAATGGGAATCTCCAAAGGGCGGCTGTCGAGCTTGCAAAAGAATGGAGAAACGATAAAATGCTGCGCAAGCTGGAAGCGATGTTAATTGTTATGAACCGTGAAAGTTTGCTTCTTGTTTCCGGCACTGGAGAAGTTATCGAACCTGACGACGGGATTCTTGCGATTGGCTCTGGTGGAAATTACGCATTGGCTGCAGGTCGTTCACTGAAAAAATATTCCGGTGAGCACTTATCTGCAAAAGAAATTGCAAAGGCTTCTTTAGAAATAGCCGCAGAAATATGTGTATATACGAACCACAACATTATTGTTGAAGAGCTATAA
- the hslU gene encoding HslU--HslV peptidase ATPase subunit yields the protein MGRTTNLTPRQIVERLDQYIIGQKDAKKAVAVALRNRYRRGLLNDKLREEIIPKNILMIGPTGVGKTEIARRIAKLVGAPFIKVEATKFTEVGYVGRDVESMVRDLAETSVRLVKEDRMQSVKERAEENANGRLVDLLVPSAKKSTNYKNPLEMLFGGGNPNAEQETQQEDYSVFEKRKIVKEKLALGQLEDEIVTVEVEEQAPSMFDMLQGSGIEQMGMNMQDALSSFMPKKRKKRKLTVREARTVLTNEEAAKLIDMDEVTSEAIYRAEQTGIIFIDEIDKIASKNSGGSSADVSREGVQRDILPVVEGSTVVTKYGSIKTDHILFIAAGAFHMAKPSDLIPELQGRFPIRVELTKLTVEDFFRILIEPDNALIKQYQALLETEGIQIEFSDDAIRRIAEVAFEVNQNTDNIGARRLHTILEKLLEDLSFEAPDISMEKITITPQYVNDKLGAISKNKDLSQFIL from the coding sequence ATGGGAAGAACAACCAATTTAACCCCCCGCCAAATTGTCGAAAGACTTGATCAATACATTATTGGACAGAAGGATGCCAAGAAAGCGGTCGCAGTTGCGTTAAGAAACCGTTACAGAAGAGGTTTGTTGAATGACAAGCTCAGAGAAGAAATCATTCCGAAGAACATTTTAATGATTGGCCCTACCGGGGTTGGGAAGACGGAAATTGCCAGAAGAATTGCGAAGCTTGTTGGCGCGCCGTTTATTAAGGTTGAGGCGACTAAATTTACAGAGGTAGGCTATGTCGGCCGTGATGTGGAATCAATGGTTAGGGATTTAGCTGAAACTTCCGTTCGATTAGTGAAAGAGGACCGGATGCAAAGTGTAAAGGAACGGGCTGAGGAAAATGCAAACGGCAGGCTTGTAGATTTACTAGTTCCATCTGCTAAAAAATCAACGAATTATAAAAACCCGCTTGAAATGTTATTTGGCGGCGGTAATCCGAACGCTGAGCAAGAGACGCAACAAGAAGATTACTCTGTTTTCGAAAAGCGGAAAATTGTTAAAGAGAAACTTGCTCTTGGCCAGTTAGAAGATGAAATCGTAACCGTTGAAGTAGAGGAACAAGCCCCATCCATGTTTGATATGCTGCAAGGGTCCGGAATTGAACAAATGGGTATGAATATGCAGGATGCGTTAAGCAGCTTTATGCCGAAGAAGCGGAAGAAGAGAAAATTAACCGTCCGTGAAGCAAGGACAGTGTTAACAAACGAAGAAGCGGCAAAGCTGATTGATATGGATGAAGTAACATCAGAAGCCATTTATCGTGCGGAGCAGACAGGGATCATTTTTATTGATGAAATCGATAAAATTGCCAGCAAGAATTCCGGCGGATCATCAGCTGATGTTTCCAGAGAAGGTGTTCAAAGGGATATTTTACCGGTTGTTGAGGGTTCAACAGTGGTAACGAAGTATGGTTCAATCAAAACGGATCATATTCTGTTTATCGCTGCCGGGGCATTTCATATGGCGAAACCATCGGATTTAATACCGGAACTCCAAGGCCGATTCCCAATCCGGGTCGAACTGACAAAACTGACAGTAGAAGATTTCTTCAGGATCTTAATCGAGCCTGATAATGCATTAATTAAGCAATATCAAGCATTATTGGAAACAGAAGGTATACAAATTGAATTTTCTGACGATGCTATTCGTAGAATTGCTGAAGTAGCATTCGAAGTGAATCAAAATACAGACAATATTGGTGCCAGACGACTCCATACGATATTAGAAAAGCTTTTAGAAGACTTATCGTTCGAAGCGCCGGATATTTCAATGGAGAAAATTACGATCACACCACAGTATGTAAATGATAAATTGGGTGCTATCTCGAAAAACAAGGATTTGTCACAATTTATTCTATAG
- the codY gene encoding GTP-sensing pleiotropic transcriptional regulator CodY: protein MDLLTKTRKINVLLQKAAGKPVNFKEMSETLSETIESNVYIVSRRGKLLGFSIYQQIENERMKKMFEDRQFPEEYTNGLFNIQETSSNLGIESQYTAFPVENRELFHEGLTTIVPIIGGGERLGTLILARLQEKFQDDELILAEYGATVVGMEILREKAEEIEEEARSKAVVQMAISSLSYSELEAIEHIFEELNGHEGLLVASKIADRVGITRSVIVNALRKLESAGVIESRSLGMKGTYIKVLNDKFLVELDKLRSN, encoded by the coding sequence ATGGATTTACTTACAAAAACGAGAAAAATTAATGTTTTATTGCAAAAAGCTGCTGGAAAACCAGTGAATTTCAAGGAAATGTCAGAGACATTAAGTGAAACAATTGAATCGAATGTTTACATTGTCAGCCGCCGCGGGAAACTTTTAGGATTTTCAATTTATCAGCAAATTGAAAACGAACGAATGAAGAAAATGTTTGAAGACAGACAATTTCCTGAAGAATACACAAATGGTTTGTTTAATATTCAAGAAACTTCATCAAATCTTGGTATTGAAAGCCAATATACTGCTTTCCCTGTGGAAAACAGAGAATTATTCCATGAAGGCTTGACAACAATTGTCCCAATTATCGGAGGCGGGGAACGATTAGGCACATTAATCCTTGCCAGATTACAAGAAAAATTCCAGGATGATGAATTGATTCTTGCGGAATATGGTGCAACTGTAGTAGGTATGGAGATTTTACGTGAAAAAGCAGAAGAGATTGAGGAAGAAGCTCGCAGCAAGGCCGTTGTGCAAATGGCTATCAGTTCATTGTCTTATAGTGAACTAGAAGCCATTGAGCATATTTTTGAAGAGTTAAATGGTCATGAAGGCCTATTAGTTGCTTCAAAAATTGCTGACCGTGTTGGTATTACACGTTCCGTAATTGTCAATGCATTAAGAAAACTTGAAAGTGCAGGGGTTATCGAATCCCGTTCTCTTGGTATGAAAGGAACGTACATCAAAGTATTAAATGATAAGTTTTTAGTTGAACTTGATAAATTAAGATCGAATTAA
- the rpsB gene encoding 30S ribosomal protein S2: protein MSVISMKQLLEAGVHFGHQTRRWNPKMKKYIFTERNGIYIIDLQKTVKKVEEAYNWVKELAGNGGTVLFVGTKKQAQDSVKEEAGRSGMYYVNQRWLGGTLTNFETIQKRIGRLKDIERMSEDGTFEVLPKKEVVQLKKEQERLEKFLGGIKDMKQLPDALFIIDPRKERIAVAEAKKLNIPIVGIVDTNCDPDEIDVVIPANDDAIRAVKLLTGKMADAILEAKQGEEVQVEA from the coding sequence ATGTCAGTAATTTCAATGAAACAATTGCTTGAAGCTGGTGTACATTTCGGACACCAAACTCGCCGTTGGAACCCTAAGATGAAGAAATATATCTTCACTGAGCGTAACGGTATCTACATTATCGATCTTCAAAAAACAGTTAAAAAAGTGGAAGAAGCTTATAACTGGGTTAAGGAACTTGCTGGTAACGGCGGAACCGTTCTTTTTGTTGGTACAAAGAAACAAGCTCAAGATTCTGTTAAAGAAGAAGCTGGCCGTTCTGGAATGTACTATGTTAACCAACGCTGGTTAGGTGGTACACTAACAAACTTTGAAACCATTCAAAAGCGTATTGGCCGCTTAAAAGATATCGAAAGAATGTCAGAAGACGGTACTTTCGAAGTACTACCAAAGAAAGAAGTAGTACAATTAAAGAAAGAACAAGAGCGTCTTGAAAAATTCCTAGGCGGAATTAAAGACATGAAACAGCTTCCAGATGCACTTTTCATCATTGACCCTCGTAAAGAGCGTATCGCGGTTGCAGAAGCGAAGAAATTAAATATTCCTATCGTTGGTATCGTTGATACAAACTGTGATCCAGATGAAATCGATGTAGTGATTCCAGCGAATGACGATGCGATTCGTGCAGTTAAGCTTTTAACTGGTAAAATGGCTGATGCAATCCTTGAAGCAAAACAAGGCGAAGAAGTACAAGTAGAAGCATAA
- the tsf gene encoding translation elongation factor Ts, whose product MAVTAQMVKELREKTGAGMMDCKKALTETNGDMEKAIDFLREKGIAKAANKADRIAAEGLTSIVTEGNNAVILEVNSETDFVAKNEGFQTLVKELAQHLLKNNPASVEEAVAQTMENGVSVGEHINAAIAKIGEKLSLRRFAVLSKTDNDAFGAYLHMGGRISVLTVLEGTTDADAAKDISMHIAALRPKYVSRDQVSQEEVERERQVLTQQALNEGKPENIVAKMVEGRLGKYFEDVCVLDQTFVKNPDQKVRQFVESKGATLREFVRYEVGEGIEKREDNFAEEVMNQVNKQ is encoded by the coding sequence ATGGCAGTTACTGCTCAAATGGTTAAAGAACTACGTGAAAAAACTGGCGCAGGAATGATGGATTGTAAAAAAGCTTTAACAGAAACAAATGGTGATATGGAAAAAGCAATTGATTTCCTTCGTGAAAAAGGAATCGCGAAAGCTGCTAATAAAGCTGATCGTATTGCAGCTGAAGGGTTAACTTCTATTGTAACTGAAGGAAACAATGCTGTTATTCTTGAAGTAAACTCTGAGACTGACTTCGTAGCGAAAAACGAAGGATTCCAAACACTTGTTAAAGAACTTGCACAGCATCTACTTAAAAACAACCCGGCATCTGTTGAAGAAGCTGTTGCTCAAACAATGGAAAACGGTGTATCTGTTGGTGAACACATTAATGCAGCAATTGCGAAAATTGGTGAAAAATTATCACTTCGTCGTTTTGCAGTATTATCAAAAACGGATAATGATGCATTTGGCGCATACCTCCACATGGGCGGACGTATTAGCGTATTAACCGTTCTTGAAGGTACAACTGACGCTGATGCGGCTAAAGATATTTCCATGCACATCGCTGCATTAAGACCAAAATATGTTTCTCGTGATCAAGTATCACAAGAAGAGGTGGAGCGCGAGCGTCAAGTATTAACACAACAAGCTCTAAACGAAGGCAAGCCTGAAAATATCGTGGCTAAAATGGTAGAAGGCCGTCTTGGAAAATACTTTGAAGATGTTTGTGTTCTAGACCAAACTTTCGTTAAAAACCCTGATCAAAAGGTACGTCAATTCGTTGAATCAAAAGGTGCAACTTTACGTGAATTCGTTCGCTACGAAGTAGGCGAAGGCATTGAAAAACGTGAAGATAACTTCGCAGAAGAAGTTATGAACCAAGTTAATAAACAATAG
- the pyrH gene encoding UMP kinase, whose amino-acid sequence MSGPKYKRVVLKLSGEALAGESSFGIKPSVIKSIAIQVKEIAELGVEVAVVVGGGNIWRGKIGSEMGMDRATADYMGMLATVMNSLALQDSLEHLGIESRVQTSIEMRQVAEPYIRRRAIRHLEKQRVVIFAAGTGNPYFSTDTTAALRAAEIDAEVILMAKNNVDGVYSADPRVDANATKYEDLSFLDVIKEGLAVMDSTASSLCMDNDIPLIVFSIMEQGNIKRAVMGEKIGTIVRGKN is encoded by the coding sequence ATGAGCGGTCCTAAGTACAAACGCGTAGTTTTAAAATTAAGCGGGGAAGCACTTGCTGGTGAATCGAGCTTCGGAATTAAACCTTCCGTTATTAAATCGATTGCCATTCAAGTCAAAGAAATTGCAGAACTTGGTGTTGAGGTAGCTGTTGTTGTAGGCGGTGGAAACATTTGGCGTGGAAAAATCGGCAGTGAAATGGGAATGGACAGAGCAACAGCTGATTATATGGGAATGCTCGCGACCGTTATGAATTCTTTAGCACTTCAAGATAGTTTAGAACACCTAGGAATTGAATCACGCGTGCAAACATCAATAGAAATGCGCCAGGTGGCTGAACCATATATTAGACGCCGTGCAATTAGACATCTCGAGAAGCAGCGGGTTGTAATTTTTGCTGCCGGCACAGGTAATCCTTATTTCTCAACGGATACCACAGCTGCACTTCGGGCAGCAGAAATTGATGCCGAAGTCATATTAATGGCGAAAAATAATGTGGATGGAGTTTATTCAGCAGACCCTCGTGTTGACGCAAATGCTACTAAATATGAAGATTTATCATTCCTGGATGTGATCAAGGAAGGGTTAGCCGTAATGGACTCAACCGCTTCTTCCTTATGTATGGATAATGATATTCCACTAATTGTCTTCTCTATTATGGAACAAGGCAATATTAAAAGAGCCGTTATGGGTGAAAAAATCGGAACAATCGTTAGGGGGAAAAATTAA
- the frr gene encoding ribosome recycling factor has translation MPKQVISTTKDRMTKAIQSYSRELASIRAGRASASLLDRITVDYYGAPTPVNQMAGISVPEARLLVIQPYDKSILGDIEKAILKSDLGLNPTNDGQVIRLAIPQLTEERRKELVKLVKKESEEAKVALRNIRRDSNDSLKKLEKNGEITEDALRGYSDDVQKLTDEYIQKIDQITKDKEKEILEV, from the coding sequence ATGCCAAAGCAGGTTATCTCTACTACTAAAGACCGAATGACAAAAGCTATTCAGTCATATTCTCGTGAACTTGCCAGTATCCGTGCCGGCAGGGCTAGTGCGTCATTGCTGGACCGTATCACGGTTGATTATTATGGTGCACCTACGCCCGTCAATCAAATGGCAGGAATCTCAGTTCCTGAAGCCAGGCTTCTAGTGATTCAGCCATATGATAAATCGATCCTTGGTGATATTGAAAAGGCAATTTTAAAGTCTGATTTAGGCTTAAATCCTACGAACGATGGCCAGGTTATTCGCCTTGCCATTCCACAGCTGACTGAGGAACGCCGGAAAGAACTTGTGAAATTAGTCAAAAAAGAATCAGAAGAAGCAAAAGTTGCCCTTCGGAATATTCGCCGTGATTCCAATGATTCGTTGAAAAAGCTTGAGAAGAATGGGGAAATAACAGAAGACGCACTTCGAGGCTATTCTGATGATGTACAAAAGCTTACGGATGAGTACATTCAAAAAATCGATCAAATTACGAAAGATAAAGAAAAAGAAATATTAGAAGTGTAA
- a CDS encoding isoprenyl transferase: MLNKFKLRKKQQTSSTLRDKIEEIKKLPVPGHVAIIMDGNGRWAKKRALPRIAGHHEGMKVVRKTTMLANDLGIKALTLYAFSTENWKRPKNEVEYIMRLPEEFLGTFLPDLVKNNVQVKMMGYKDQLPVHTLRAIEKAMEETKNNTGLILNFALNYGSRAEILDAVKQVLTDSKNGILNETELNEQVFSSYLMTSAFEDPDLLIRTSGEIRLSNFMLWQLAYSEFWFTDVLWPDFNEEHLLEAVEVFQKRQRRYGGL; the protein is encoded by the coding sequence ATGTTAAATAAATTTAAACTTAGGAAGAAGCAGCAAACGTCTTCCACACTCCGAGATAAAATAGAAGAAATAAAAAAACTGCCTGTTCCCGGGCACGTTGCCATTATTATGGATGGCAATGGCCGCTGGGCTAAAAAAAGAGCACTGCCGAGGATTGCCGGTCATCATGAAGGGATGAAGGTTGTTCGTAAAACAACGATGTTGGCAAATGATCTTGGAATAAAGGCATTGACTTTATATGCTTTTTCAACCGAAAACTGGAAACGTCCTAAAAATGAAGTAGAATACATTATGAGGCTGCCGGAAGAATTTCTTGGGACCTTTCTTCCTGATTTAGTTAAAAATAATGTACAAGTGAAAATGATGGGCTATAAAGATCAACTTCCGGTACATACCTTACGAGCCATTGAAAAAGCCATGGAGGAAACAAAAAATAATACCGGATTAATTTTAAACTTTGCCTTAAATTACGGAAGCAGAGCGGAGATACTAGATGCGGTCAAGCAAGTCTTAACTGATAGTAAAAATGGTATACTAAATGAAACGGAACTCAACGAACAGGTATTTTCCTCATACTTGATGACCTCAGCATTTGAAGATCCTGACCTTTTAATCCGGACTAGCGGAGAAATCCGTTTAAGTAACTTTATGCTTTGGCAATTAGCATACTCGGAGTTTTGGTTTACGGATGTCCTATGGCCGGACTTTAATGAGGAACATTTGCTTGAAGCGGTTGAGGTCTTCCAAAAGCGCCAGCGCAGGTATGGCGGCTTATAG
- a CDS encoding phosphatidate cytidylyltransferase, whose protein sequence is MKQRIITGVVAAALFLPIVYYAGIPLVLLTYFLATVGLYELLKMKNLTIFSIHGILSILFLWVLIFPEKYRHVLDSFYYSKTELCIVLILLLLTYTVITKNRFTFEDVSFSILSALYVGMGFYFFFETRVDGGLVFILYSLFMIWATDSGAYFIGKALGKRKLWPEISPNKTIEGSLGGVVCAVIVAILFVLFTDIKGSIIAITVVLSVFGQIGDLVQSAFKRHFNVKDSGKILPGHGGILDRFDSLIFVWPILSLFHLWG, encoded by the coding sequence ATGAAGCAAAGAATTATTACAGGAGTCGTTGCAGCGGCATTGTTTTTGCCAATTGTTTACTACGCGGGAATTCCGCTCGTGTTACTAACGTATTTTTTAGCGACTGTTGGTCTGTATGAATTACTGAAAATGAAAAATCTTACTATTTTCTCGATCCATGGTATACTTTCCATTTTATTTCTCTGGGTGCTGATTTTTCCCGAGAAGTATCGTCATGTTTTGGATAGCTTTTATTATTCAAAAACCGAATTGTGTATTGTGTTAATCCTTTTATTATTAACCTATACAGTGATTACCAAGAATCGCTTTACCTTTGAAGATGTCTCATTTTCAATTTTATCCGCTCTTTATGTCGGGATGGGTTTTTACTTTTTCTTCGAAACAAGGGTGGATGGGGGATTAGTCTTCATTTTATACTCCCTATTTATGATATGGGCAACAGATTCAGGGGCGTATTTTATTGGGAAAGCTCTTGGAAAGAGAAAGCTTTGGCCTGAAATCAGCCCGAATAAGACGATTGAAGGATCACTGGGCGGTGTTGTTTGTGCCGTGATTGTAGCCATCCTCTTTGTTTTATTCACTGATATAAAAGGGTCCATTATTGCCATTACAGTGGTATTGTCTGTTTTTGGACAAATTGGTGACCTTGTTCAGTCAGCATTTAAACGTCATTTTAATGTGAAAGATTCAGGGAAAATCTTACCTGGTCATGGAGGAATCCTTGACCGGTTTGACAGTTTAATATTTGTTTGGCCAATATTAAGCCTATTCCACCTTTGGGGATAA
- the dxr gene encoding 1-deoxy-D-xylulose-5-phosphate reductoisomerase, giving the protein MKIISLLGATGSVGTQTIDVIREHPTEFKLAAFSVGKNINLARKLIAEFNPELVSVQDYQDCHTLKAEFPQTKFTYGNEGLIEAAVFEKADILVNAVLGSVGLHPTLQAIECGKVIAIANKETLVTAGHLVMEAARKNNVQLLPVDSEHSAIFQALQGEKEKNIEKLILTASGGSFRDRTRDELVNVTVKEALNHPNWSMGAKITIDSATMMNKGLEVIEAHWLFQMPYEKIDVLLHHESIIHSMIEFHDSSIIAQLGTPDMRVPIQYALTYPDRLPLPTKNRLNLASIGKLHFQEMDVERFRCLQFAFMAGKEGGTMPTVLNAANETAVAAFLEGKIRFLQIEDLIEKALSSHQSMNHPSLTMIEEVDQETRQYVQSLL; this is encoded by the coding sequence TTGAAAATAATTAGTTTATTGGGTGCAACGGGATCGGTTGGAACACAGACCATCGATGTCATTCGGGAACATCCGACAGAATTTAAGCTGGCTGCCTTTTCAGTTGGCAAAAATATCAATTTGGCCAGAAAATTAATTGCCGAATTTAATCCAGAGCTTGTTTCTGTACAAGACTATCAAGATTGTCATACATTAAAAGCAGAATTTCCGCAAACGAAGTTTACTTATGGGAATGAGGGACTGATTGAAGCGGCTGTTTTTGAAAAAGCTGATATCCTTGTCAATGCAGTTCTTGGCAGTGTGGGGCTGCATCCTACTTTACAGGCTATTGAGTGTGGGAAAGTAATTGCAATTGCGAATAAAGAAACACTTGTAACAGCAGGACACTTAGTAATGGAGGCAGCGCGAAAAAATAATGTTCAACTGCTTCCTGTCGACAGTGAGCACTCTGCTATTTTCCAAGCCTTGCAAGGTGAAAAGGAAAAAAATATAGAAAAGTTAATTTTAACAGCGTCAGGAGGCAGTTTTCGGGACCGCACCCGGGATGAGTTGGTAAATGTCACAGTAAAAGAAGCTTTAAATCATCCGAATTGGTCGATGGGGGCGAAAATTACGATTGATTCCGCGACCATGATGAACAAAGGGTTAGAGGTCATTGAAGCACATTGGCTGTTTCAAATGCCTTATGAAAAAATTGATGTATTGCTCCATCATGAAAGCATCATACATTCAATGATTGAATTCCATGACAGCAGTATTATCGCTCAACTAGGAACACCGGATATGAGAGTGCCAATCCAATATGCACTCACATACCCTGATCGTCTTCCGCTGCCCACTAAAAACCGATTAAATTTAGCGAGTATTGGAAAACTACACTTTCAGGAAATGGATGTTGAGAGGTTCCGCTGCCTGCAGTTTGCCTTTATGGCTGGAAAAGAAGGCGGAACAATGCCTACTGTTTTGAATGCAGCCAACGAAACGGCCGTAGCTGCGTTTTTAGAAGGTAAAATTCGTTTCTTGCAGATTGAAGATTTGATTGAGAAGGCGTTAAGCAGCCATCAATCCATGAACCATCCAAGTTTAACGATGATTGAAGAGGTCGATCAAGAAACGAGACAGTATGTGCAGTCACTTTTATAA